The Sphingobacteriales bacterium DNA window ACATAATACAAGACTTCATCGGAATCAACATTGGTGTGGAAATAAGGAGCCGGGACCGATAAGGGATGATAATCATAGAGGCGTGGGACAAACGAACATATCACATAGGCATTGCTTTCAAACATCTGGTGAACGGGTGGTGGCTGGTGAATACGTCCTGTAATCGGCTCAAAATCATGAATCGAAATGATATAGGGATACTGGCAGCCATCCCATCCCACCACATCAAAGGGATGATATTGAAAATGATAGGGAAAAACCTTATCTTCTTTTTTCAACATCACCAGAAAATCTCCTTTTTCATCAAAAGTCTGAAGATTTTCAGGCTTTCTGATATCCCTTTCGCAAAAGGGGGAATGTTCAAGCAACTGTCCTTCCTCATTCATATAGCGTTTTGGAAATCGAATGGGCATAAAGGATTCCGCTATCAAAAGCAAATTGTCATTGGTCTCAAAATCAATCTGATAAATGGTACCTTTCGGAATGATGATATAATCACCGTAGCCAAATTTCAGGCTTCCGAAAACCGACTTCAACAAACCTGAACCCTTGTGAACAAACAACATTTCGTGAGCCGAAGCATTTCTGAAAAAATAATTTTTCATCGACTGGCGGGGAGCAGACAATGCAATGTAAATGTCGTTATTTACCAGTAAATATTTCCTCGACACCAGATAATCATCTTCAGGCTTAATATTAGCTCCGAAAAAGCTTCGGTGTTGCATGTTGTTATCAATTGCAATTTCAGGAGAAAAATCAAATTCTTTGTCGATTCTTGTTACTTCGGTAGGGGCATGCAGATGGTAGGTCAGGGAATAAATATCTGAAAATCCTTCAGTTGAAATTAATTGTTCACGGTAAAGTTTTCCTTCAGCCGAACGAAACTGAATATGTCTTTTTCGTGGTATTTTACCAAGTGAATGATAATGAGGCATACTTATTAATTTATTTAGTCTTAATCTAATAAGAATTTTTCAGGGAGCAAAGGTAAAAAATATTATCATTTTATCAAGGCATGATATTTGGAAAATCAGCCGGAAAAATAAGCATGAATATTTTAGCCGAAAAATACAGCATAGGAGAAATGGAGCTGAAAAACCGTATTGTCATGGCTCCGTTGACACGAAGGCGTTATCCGGAATCCGGAATCCCTTCTGAGATTAATCGTATATATTACCTACAAAGAGCATCAGCAGGACTCATTATTGCAGAAGCAACCAATATTTCAGCTTACAAAGGTTATCCGAACACTCCGGGAATTTATACGGCAGAGCAGGCAGAAGGCTGGAAAAACATCACGGAAGCGGTTCACCAGGCTGGAGGAAAAATCTTCATTCAGTTGTGGCATACAGGAAGATATTCGCATCCTGATTTATTACCCGAAGGACAATGGCCGGTATCAGCATCTCCGCTTATTTTCGATGGAAAAATAAATACGCCAGCGGGGTACCGACCTCTCGAAGTCCCCAAAGAATTAAGCTCAGATGAAATTAGATTGATCATCAGTGACTTTACAAATGCTGCAAAAAATGCACTTCAGGCCGGATTTGACGGTATTGAAATACATGCAGCAAACGGTTACCTGATCAACCAGTTTTTATGTGATAATACCAATATCCGCAAAGATGAATATGGTGGCAGTGTTGAAAAAAGGTTCAGGTTTCTGGCTGAAATTCTTGAAAGCACCATCCGTATTTTCGGAAAAAACAGGGTAGGGGTACGTCTTTCGCCAGCTGGTATTAAAAATGGCATGGCAGACAGCAATCCGGCTCTGCATTTTAGTCAGATTATCAGCATGTTAAATGATTTTCAGCTTGCCTATCTTCACCTGATTGAGCCTTTGTTGCCTGTTGATCACCTGCAAAATTATCCGCTTAAAGTGGCTGAATATTTCCGACCCTTTTACCACGGAACTTTAATCGCCAATGGGAATATCCATCCTTTTGATGCTGAAAATGTGATTAAAAACAAGGTGGCAGACCTGATAGCCTTTGGCAAATATTTCATTTCAAATCCTGACCTGCCTTACCGCATTTTCAACAGGCTTGAACTTCAGCCCTGGGATGAAAGTACCTTTTATACCTCCGGAGAAAAAGGCTACATCGATTACCCGCTTATTAAGGAATAAACATCGGAAGTTTTAATTTTAAAAAAATCAATACACTAAATGTTTATTGATGAAAATTCAGTAACAAGTCAAGGAATTTTCAATTCAGTTGTTCATAACTTTTCTTTCTAACTTCATGAATTTCAATCATGTAAGGAAGTTATTCACAATCCACAATCATTTATTCAGAATAGTGAATAAAATGTGATGAAAATCCGGCTGAAAAAACGCTCTGTTCGGAAGAGATGATAGTACATTTGTATCATCAGGTAAGCGATAAAAAAGTTCTTTTAAAGCCTGGGATAAGAGTAAAAAGGTGAAAGCCCGATGAAATTATCCGGTTCTGATGATGCCACCGAAAGGTGAAACAAGTCAGGACAGCGAGTGAAGCCAGGGGTGTCGACAGAAGGTCTTGTATCGGAAGGAGACATACCGGACCAGCGAAAAGCTGGTTAGCTGCGAAGGAAGAACCGGAAGGCTGAATTCTCCGGAAAACAGTCGGAAGGTTCACGGTAGTTTCGACAGTTGTGTTAACCACAACGAGGGAAACCACTTCCGAGTCAGCATTGGATGAAAGATGCAGGGGGGTAACACTTCAGGTATCCGACATCCAGCGCCAGAAAGTTGCCGAAAGGCAAACCGGAAGGTAATGCTGGCAAAGAAGGCCGGATACGGAATTCAGGGGTAACAGCCTGAAGGAAGGCCGGCAGGTAAGCCCGCTGAAATTACCGGCTTAATAACCGTAGCCTGACGTTCGTAACAGCCACGGCTGTGAAGAATGGAAAGGGGAGTTGTCGGACAGACGGCTTCCCTTTCGTGTTTTTAATGCTTCCTCATCTCCCTCAGGTGAATAACAGTAGTTTTTAGTAGCCCATAACAATCCATGGTTTCTCAACATCTCTCCGAATTGCCTCTTTTTCTTCTCCTGTCCATGTTCTTTTATATGTCTGAATTAGTGTTTTTAATTCACTAATTTAGTACTGATGTTTAGGGGGATAGATCAAAACGGTTGATGTTGTGTTGCGTTTTACTCATAGCCCACGGTTTAAACCGTGGGCTATAAATGATAATTGACATATTGATAATGGATTTATCCATTTTCCTTGGGTGTTTTATTGATTGAATTTTCAATGATGGCAATTTCTTCTTCCGTTAAATCATATAACTGGTAAACCATTTGATTGAGTTTCATTATTTCAGTAGTCGCATCTTCACCATTCGCTTTCATTTCAGTTATTTTTAAAACCA harbors:
- a CDS encoding homogentisate 1,2-dioxygenase; its protein translation is MPHYHSLGKIPRKRHIQFRSAEGKLYREQLISTEGFSDIYSLTYHLHAPTEVTRIDKEFDFSPEIAIDNNMQHRSFFGANIKPEDDYLVSRKYLLVNNDIYIALSAPRQSMKNYFFRNASAHEMLFVHKGSGLLKSVFGSLKFGYGDYIIIPKGTIYQIDFETNDNLLLIAESFMPIRFPKRYMNEEGQLLEHSPFCERDIRKPENLQTFDEKGDFLVMLKKEDKVFPYHFQYHPFDVVGWDGCQYPYIISIHDFEPITGRIHQPPPVHQMFESNAYVICSFVPRLYDYHPLSVPAPYFHTNVDSDEVLYYV
- a CDS encoding alkene reductase, encoding MNILAEKYSIGEMELKNRIVMAPLTRRRYPESGIPSEINRIYYLQRASAGLIIAEATNISAYKGYPNTPGIYTAEQAEGWKNITEAVHQAGGKIFIQLWHTGRYSHPDLLPEGQWPVSASPLIFDGKINTPAGYRPLEVPKELSSDEIRLIISDFTNAAKNALQAGFDGIEIHAANGYLINQFLCDNTNIRKDEYGGSVEKRFRFLAEILESTIRIFGKNRVGVRLSPAGIKNGMADSNPALHFSQIISMLNDFQLAYLHLIEPLLPVDHLQNYPLKVAEYFRPFYHGTLIANGNIHPFDAENVIKNKVADLIAFGKYFISNPDLPYRIFNRLELQPWDESTFYTSGEKGYIDYPLIKE